GAATGGAGGGGTGCGTCCATGCGTCAATCTTCAATACCTTTCCTAGTATCGACCTTTGCTAAATCTCAGTCGTGTGGCCTCATTTCAATACCGAAGCGCACGGGTCCGATTGAGCACCGCGAGCCATTGTGAAGAAAAGTCGAGCAATTCCTCCGCTGACCCAAATGGACACAATGAAGATGACTTCAgcgatttgaaatgaataggTTACAATCGAATTCAAAGATGCTTACATGTACATGAAAATGCTGGGTTTTGTTTAGACTTGTCGGAAgaaaaaatatcccaaaactGATACcacgaaaaattgatttcaaagtAGTATCAAAATCGAAAGctgaagaaaatgaatcataacattctttgaatttcaaatatatcatttgAAGGACACATGCCGGATAAAACCGGGTCGGCCTCTGGCAATCGAGCTTTTACCGCCTGGTGCTGCCCCTTGAATTACTACTCAGGCAGTCGAGGCTAATACCAGCCGGTGCTGCCACTGGTAATCGAGCAATCCCACCGCCTAGTGCTGCTCTCTAGCAGTTTCCCCTGGCAATCGAGCGCGCTACCGCCCGGAGCTGCCCAAATTATCCTTTGGCAATCGAGTACAGTCGAGAATTATTACATCTTGGAGTCAACCATTTTGCTCGGTAAATTTAGCGTATGCAAAAAGAAAACACGAAATTTGcagatatattttttcaaccGATCTCGGAATCAATAATGGACAAACAAATCGACAAATACGCGCAGAAATTGGTGAGTGCAGAGGAGGAGGAATATCTGGCCGAATATCTTACTTATACTGCAGCAGAAGATCAATTAATTATCTCGAAATATTGCAGCAACTTCGAGTGATCAAATTTGAAAGCATTTTATTTTAAacagttagttacctaatcgttggtggtaagaaGCTTTGAATCGGATGGGCTttgtgtgaaaatatccgatcgtgaaactaaacatCAGACAGGGTTACTGACTAGGGGGTAGTCTAGACtcctagtacctagccgttgttcctgaaacaagttgtagggaaccgtaacaacgactggtattcagactaactAGGGGGTCTCTGACCTTGTCCTTGGTCTTCTGGCATTAGCCGTAGATGGTGGAGAGAGGACAAAATGTCTAATGAAAGGACGAGAAATacttttttgatgatttaaatctaTCTGTAATTTGAGGTAACTAAATTTCAGGCATTTTCGAAATTCGTCGCTTCGAAGCTCGGACAACAATGGCTTAGCCCGGAAAACGATGGCGGTCATCTTGGCGCGGAAGATCGAATTTGGATTTGTTGCAATCGAGAATGTCGCGAACAGAAACTGATCCATCAACATTGCGCCGAAAAACACAAACACGAAATCAAACTTGAGGCCGATAAATATCTGATTGACGGCACGGAGGACGCTAGGTACGCTTCCCTTAAACCTTTCAGTGTCTCTACTTcacggtgcggtgtataaatcggtgattgTCATTGTTAGTACGCAGCACTGCGGTGTTATGATGTTTAGTTGTTATCCCATTGAAAGATAGCAGCATCTGTCaaacattgtgaaatattagtaaataacgatacaccgcaccgcggtgtagatgcactacaGCGGTATGCAATCCATACACTGCACTGTGTTGgaatttttcttttgatttcaaatcatctccagcgCTCGAGGGTATATTATGAATTAGTCAGAAGTGAATGGCTTTGAAATCGACATATTTCGTAAATGGCTGTTTCAGATGGCGAGTTTTGAGGCCGAAAAAGGTAGAAATCGTCTCCGACAATCGTGAAGAAAATTCCGAATTGCCGTGGTTACCCGACCCAGTAGATGACGAGTCCTCTTCATCAGACACCGGTCAAATAttgttatattataaatatcgGTAAggccagtctaaactcattttgctCCAGTTCTACAGTCGAGGCTTTGAATAAGACCATGCTTAGCTTATTTTGGTCCAATTCCGTGGATGACACTTAGATAAGAACAGTCTAAGTGTTGAATTAAGTCCAATCTTCAAATTGAAGCCCAAAGGTTTAAATTCGAAGTTCATTCAAcccatgttttttttttcaaataaattcaatgtaATACATTTGCAGGTGGATAGAGGACCCGGATGGTTTACTGTCCTGGCAAACACAACTGTGCGAACGACTTCAACTCACTGGAAAGGTTCGTCTTAAAACACATTGTAACCgttaaaaaagaattatcaGCAAAACATGATTCGCGTATTTTCTGCAGGTTCGAATCGGTATTGAAGGAATAAACGGAACTGTAGGGGGCAGCACCGCATCGACGGAAACGTACATCGACGCGATGCTAAAACACAAactattttctgaaatgacGCGCGAAGATTTCAAGGTaagaaatataattatcaGTTAGTTATTGAGGAAAGATGTCTACCTCcctaaatccccctatgacatcattaaataTCTTCTAGCCCTTCTAGATAATCTGCAAAGTCCTTCCaaaaaaagatggctgccgcaaaatcctcctatgacatcatcaaaaagATGTGGTGATATACTTTCAGTgaagatggctgcctcctTTTATATCTTTGTTGATAGGGGATTTCACTTCGAAAAATTCGAACCATAGACCTTTTTAGACAAAAGATGGCCACCTTTATAGACCCCCTGTGACAtcacacatatttttttttcagaaaagtcCGGGCTCGGCAGCGGATTTTTCATGCGGACTCAAAATTGGCATTTACAAAGAAATCGTACCGATGGGAATCGAACCAACGGAGATTCAATTCTCCGAATCAAGTCGGTGTAATTTTAACGAT
This sequence is a window from Tubulanus polymorphus chromosome 9, tnTubPoly1.2, whole genome shotgun sequence. Protein-coding genes within it:
- the LOC141910787 gene encoding thiosulfate sulfurtransferase/rhodanese-like domain-containing protein 2 isoform X2 produces the protein MQKENTKFADIFFQPISESIMDKQIDKYAQKLAFSKFVASKLGQQWLSPENDGGHLGAEDRIWICCNRECREQKLIHQHCAEKHKHEIKLEADKYLIDGTEDARWRVLRPKKVEIVSDNREENSELPWLPDPVDDESSSSDTGQILLYYKYRWIEDPDGLLSWQTQLCERLQLTGKVRIGIEGINGTVGGSTASTETYIDAMLKHKLFSEMTREDFKKSPGSAADFSCGLKIGIYKEIVPMGIEPTEIQFSESSDHLSPEEFNRKVEAHLQQSDDERRDTVLIDCRNFYETKIGKFEGAVTPDIRKFSYWPEYVDKNIDLFENKDVLMYCTGGIRCERGSAYLKSKGICRNIYQLKGGIHRYIERFPNGLYRGKLFVFDDRNSIQSNDDVISKCQYCSSPWDTYVQCTSAHCRLLVLSCDTCRRDRQLTTCCRNCTDNTKSGREQCACTEQRVRIPIENSYKPVHHESEESS
- the LOC141910787 gene encoding thiosulfate sulfurtransferase/rhodanese-like domain-containing protein 2 isoform X1: MQKENTKFADIFFQPISESIMDKQIDKYAQKLAFSKFVASKLGQQWLSPENDGGHLGAEDRIWICCNRECREQKLIHQHCAEKHKHEIKLEADKYLIDGTEDARWRVLRPKKVEIVSDNREENSELPWLPDPVDDESSSSDTGQILLYYKYRWIEDPDGLLSWQTQLCERLQLTGKVRIGIEGINGTVGGSTASTETYIDAMLKHKLFSEMTREDFKKSPGSAADFSCGLKIGIYKEIVPMGIEPTEIQFSESSRCDHLSPEEFNRKVEAHLQQSDDERRDTVLIDCRNFYETKIGKFEGAVTPDIRKFSYWPEYVDKNIDLFENKDVLMYCTGGIRCERGSAYLKSKGICRNIYQLKGGIHRYIERFPNGLYRGKLFVFDDRNSIQSNDDVISKCQYCSSPWDTYVQCTSAHCRLLVLSCDTCRRDRQLTTCCRNCTDNTKSGREQCACTEQRVRIPIENSYKPVHHESEESS